Proteins from a genomic interval of Kitasatospora herbaricolor:
- a CDS encoding 2-aminoethylphosphonate ABC transporter permease subunit — translation MASALFEAPVQPPPPASARAGRRSRSAPGWLWALPPLVGLGLVFLYPLVLVGWQSVSPDTGGHSLAAWSDVLGSTAFHRALRTTVWVAAGSTVGCLLLGFYLAWVIAFVPFPGARLVGRFIDLFVALPSFLITLSLAFIYGSAGVANGAWTGLTGSHHTLFAFLTTPWGVLLAEITYFTPFVMRPLLAAFSQLDTAQIEAAASLGARPGRIVRQVIVPEVLPALAAGGSLVLVMSLNQFGIVLFTGAKDVTTLTLLVYSRAVLESDYPAACVIAVVNVVLSVTLYSLYRLCLPRAGKEGGNRAGA, via the coding sequence ATGGCTAGCGCCCTCTTCGAGGCACCCGTCCAGCCACCCCCGCCGGCCTCCGCCCGGGCGGGCCGCCGGTCGCGGTCCGCACCCGGGTGGCTGTGGGCGCTGCCACCGCTGGTCGGGCTCGGCCTGGTCTTCCTCTACCCCCTGGTGCTGGTCGGCTGGCAGTCCGTCTCGCCCGACACCGGCGGGCACTCGCTGGCGGCCTGGTCGGACGTGCTCGGCTCGACCGCGTTCCACCGGGCGCTGCGGACCACCGTGTGGGTCGCTGCCGGCTCCACCGTCGGCTGCCTGCTGCTGGGCTTCTACCTGGCATGGGTGATCGCCTTCGTGCCGTTCCCCGGTGCCCGGCTGGTCGGCCGGTTCATCGACCTCTTCGTCGCGCTGCCGTCGTTCCTGATCACCCTGTCGCTGGCCTTCATCTACGGCAGCGCGGGCGTCGCCAACGGCGCCTGGACCGGGCTCACCGGCAGCCACCACACCCTCTTCGCCTTCCTCACCACTCCCTGGGGCGTCCTGCTGGCCGAGATCACCTACTTCACCCCCTTCGTCATGCGGCCGCTGCTCGCCGCCTTCTCCCAGCTCGACACCGCGCAGATCGAGGCGGCCGCCTCGCTGGGCGCCCGGCCGGGGCGGATCGTCCGTCAGGTGATCGTGCCCGAGGTGCTGCCCGCGCTGGCGGCCGGCGGCAGCCTGGTGCTGGTGATGTCCCTCAACCAGTTCGGCATCGTGCTCTTCACCGGCGCCAAGGACGTCACCACCCTCACCCTGCTGGTCTACAGCCGAGCCGTGCTGGAGTCCGACTACCCCGCCGCCTGCGTGATCGCGGTCGTCAACGTCGTCCTCTCGGTCACGCTCTACTCGCTCTACCGGCTCTGCCTGCCCCGGGCCGGCAAGGAAGGAGGCAACCGTGCTGGTGCATAG
- a CDS encoding ABC transporter permease — protein sequence MLVHSRAARLAHRTLFLLLVVPVFALPLLMVVGASFADRWDGALPSAFTAAHYVDLGRGQSLDALVTSLSTALVAGLAALTVGGWAALAARGTGRRLRQLLDGLFMLPLAVPSVVVGLALLVAFSKPPLLLNGTTTIVLLAHTVLVTSFAYQSVRAAIGRLDPALEQSAAGLGAPPAQVLRRVTLPLLLPSLTAAFGLCFALSMGELSATMMLYPPDWLPLPVRIFAATDRGALFTGAALAVALIASTLVVLAATARLRTRASYR from the coding sequence GTGCTGGTGCATAGCCGGGCCGCCCGCCTCGCCCACCGGACGCTGTTCCTGCTGCTGGTGGTGCCGGTCTTCGCGCTGCCGCTGCTGATGGTGGTCGGTGCCTCCTTCGCCGACCGGTGGGACGGCGCCCTGCCGTCCGCCTTCACCGCCGCCCACTACGTCGACCTCGGCCGCGGCCAGTCGCTGGACGCCCTGGTCACCAGCCTCAGCACCGCCCTGGTCGCCGGCCTCGCCGCACTGACCGTCGGCGGCTGGGCCGCCCTCGCCGCCCGAGGCACCGGCCGCCGACTGCGGCAGCTGCTGGACGGGCTGTTCATGCTGCCGCTGGCGGTGCCCTCGGTGGTCGTCGGCCTGGCCCTGCTGGTCGCCTTCTCCAAGCCGCCGCTGCTGCTCAACGGCACCACCACCATCGTCCTTCTGGCGCACACCGTGCTGGTGACCTCCTTCGCCTACCAGTCGGTGCGGGCAGCGATCGGCCGTCTCGACCCGGCGCTGGAACAGAGCGCGGCCGGTCTCGGAGCTCCGCCGGCGCAGGTGCTCCGGCGCGTCACCCTGCCGCTGCTGCTGCCCTCGCTGACCGCCGCCTTCGGCCTCTGCTTCGCCCTGTCCATGGGCGAGTTGAGCGCCACCATGATGCTCTACCCGCCGGACTGGCTGCCGCTGCCGGTGCGCATCTTCGCCGCCACCGACCGCGGCGCCCTGTTCACCGGCGCGGCGCTGGCCGTGGCCCTGATCGCCAGCACCCTGGTGGTCCTCGCCGCCACCGCGCGGCTGCGCACCCGGGCCTCGTACCGCTGA
- a CDS encoding 2-aminoethylphosphonate ABC transporter substrate-binding protein has product MNARPRPLTAALTVLALGGSLAACSGSSAQSGGDAREVTVYSADGLKAEDGKGFYDQAFKDFTAATGIKVNYVEGGSGEMVQRLLREKSNTKADLVVTLPPFIQSAAGQGLLENYRPAGSDKVADGDKDPAGAWTSVVKNYLCFIYNSKEVDAPPKTWDDLLDGKYRDKLQYSTPGVAGDGTAVLIKAMHDFGGIRGATDFLGRLQKNNVGPSSSTGQLAPKVDKGELLVANGDVQMNFANRSAMPNQAIWFPAAKDGRPSTFSLPYAAGVVKNGPHQANARKLLDHLLTQEVQQQATTLAGGFPARTDVTPAGENAAGLSRLLDGVEIFTPDWSDIDANLKSYVGAWKQATGS; this is encoded by the coding sequence ATGAACGCACGTCCCAGACCGCTCACCGCCGCGCTCACCGTCCTCGCCCTCGGCGGGTCGCTCGCCGCCTGCTCCGGGTCCTCCGCGCAGTCCGGCGGCGATGCCAGGGAGGTCACCGTCTACAGCGCCGACGGCCTCAAGGCCGAGGACGGCAAGGGCTTCTACGACCAGGCCTTCAAGGACTTCACCGCCGCCACCGGCATCAAGGTGAACTACGTGGAGGGCGGCTCGGGCGAGATGGTCCAGCGCCTGCTCCGCGAGAAGTCCAACACCAAGGCCGACCTGGTCGTGACGCTGCCGCCGTTCATCCAGTCCGCGGCGGGCCAGGGCCTGCTGGAGAACTACCGCCCGGCCGGCTCGGACAAGGTCGCCGACGGCGACAAGGACCCGGCCGGCGCCTGGACCTCCGTGGTGAAGAACTACCTGTGCTTCATCTACAACAGCAAGGAGGTCGACGCACCGCCGAAGACCTGGGACGACCTGCTCGACGGCAAGTACCGCGACAAGCTGCAGTACTCCACCCCCGGGGTGGCCGGCGACGGCACCGCGGTACTGATCAAGGCCATGCACGACTTCGGCGGCATCCGGGGCGCCACCGACTTCCTGGGGCGGCTGCAGAAGAACAACGTCGGGCCGTCCTCCTCCACCGGCCAGCTCGCCCCCAAGGTCGACAAGGGTGAACTGCTGGTCGCCAACGGCGATGTGCAGATGAACTTCGCCAACCGGTCGGCCATGCCCAACCAGGCCATCTGGTTCCCGGCGGCGAAGGACGGCCGGCCCAGCACCTTCTCGCTGCCCTACGCCGCGGGCGTGGTGAAGAACGGGCCGCACCAGGCGAACGCCCGGAAGCTGCTGGACCACCTGCTCACCCAGGAGGTCCAGCAGCAGGCCACCACCCTCGCCGGCGGCTTCCCCGCCCGTACCGACGTCACCCCCGCAGGTGAGAACGCCGCCGGGCTGAGCCGGCTGCTGGACGGGGTGGAGATCTTCACACCGGACTGGAGCGACATCGACGCCAACCTGAAGTCCTACGTGGGTGCCTGGAAGCAGGCGACCGGCAGCTGA